In Methylovirgula sp., a single genomic region encodes these proteins:
- a CDS encoding alpha/beta hydrolase, which yields MVDQNGFDYTRHWWPDQKPEFLSLKPTGPKVRYLQAGQGPALVLLHSIRTQLDLYQRVIPRLIDHFTVYTFDYPGFGWSEIVPGADYREPAMRQHVVDFIERLDLRDVTLVGESLGATLALTTAAVLGDRVKQVVAFNPYDYLPGVERANLLASVIIKSVRVPLIGPVFAAMESPATLAGILKGGFYDPRRMPSDFIDELAKGGKRPGYSSVARAVYRGLPSYVAARAYYAQIDVPVTLVYGDHDWSRAAEREANLARIKHAKMLVLKDAGHIASLERPEEFARILIETLSTAPTVA from the coding sequence ATGGTTGACCAAAATGGATTCGATTATACGCGCCACTGGTGGCCGGATCAGAAACCTGAGTTTCTGTCGTTAAAGCCCACCGGGCCGAAGGTCCGCTATCTGCAGGCGGGTCAAGGCCCGGCGCTAGTCCTGCTGCACTCGATCCGTACGCAGCTCGACTTGTATCAACGGGTGATCCCAAGGCTCATCGATCACTTCACCGTTTACACGTTCGACTATCCGGGGTTTGGCTGGTCGGAAATCGTGCCGGGAGCCGACTATCGGGAGCCGGCGATGAGACAGCATGTCGTGGATTTCATCGAACGGCTCGACTTGCGCGACGTCACGCTGGTCGGCGAGTCGTTGGGCGCCACACTGGCACTGACGACGGCAGCGGTGCTCGGCGACCGCGTGAAACAGGTCGTTGCCTTCAATCCTTATGACTATCTGCCGGGTGTGGAGCGGGCGAATCTCCTCGCGTCGGTCATTATCAAGAGCGTGCGCGTGCCGCTTATCGGGCCGGTTTTCGCCGCCATGGAAAGCCCGGCCACTCTCGCCGGTATTTTGAAAGGTGGTTTCTACGACCCGCGCCGCATGCCGTCGGACTTTATTGACGAACTGGCGAAGGGCGGGAAACGGCCGGGTTATTCAAGCGTTGCGCGTGCTGTTTATAGAGGCCTTCCGAGCTATGTCGCGGCGAGAGCCTATTACGCTCAGATCGACGTCCCGGTCACGCTGGTCTATGGCGATCATGATTGGTCACGGGCGGCCGAGCGCGAAGCAAACCTCGCTCGGATCAAACACGCAAAGATGCTCGTCCTCAAGGACGCGGGCCATATTGCTTCGCTGGAAAGGCCAGAAGAGTTCGCTCGGATTCTTATTGAGACATTATCAACGGCACCTACCGTTGCTTGA
- a CDS encoding glutathione S-transferase C-terminal domain-containing protein: protein MELEGFAAVMEAVRNAVAGLKGKALAGPHAYEQIPELAERSRQRVLDFYADLDTRLGEVSFVAGENFSAADITALVAVDFANGALKMGIPEQAINVARWYEAVSKRPSAAA from the coding sequence ATGGAACTCGAAGGCTTCGCCGCCGTCATGGAAGCCGTGCGCAACGCCGTGGCTGGCCTGAAAGGTAAGGCTTTGGCCGGGCCGCATGCCTATGAGCAGATTCCCGAACTGGCCGAGCGCAGCCGGCAGCGGGTCTTGGATTTCTATGCCGATCTCGACACGCGGCTGGGCGAAGTATCCTTCGTGGCGGGCGAGAATTTCTCCGCCGCCGACATCACCGCGCTAGTGGCGGTCGATTTCGCCAATGGCGCTCTCAAAATGGGAATTCCGGAACAAGCGATCAACGTGGCGCGCTGGTACGAGGCCGTATCGAAACGCCCGAGTGCCGCCGCCTAA
- a CDS encoding lytic murein transglycosylase has protein sequence MVRAAEAAQCGTGPGGFEAWKSAFADEAKAKGIGSAGVSALMETHYNYPTIAADRGLKSFRLSLPAFMAKRGASIIAARGRKLKQSHADLFASIENQYGVPAGPLIAIWGMESGFGTQHGNQQSLSAIATLAYDCRRPELFTDQLYAALKLVDDGRMSAETRGSMHGEIGQTQFLPKTMLQFGVGDLDTPSGALNSTANYLKAHGWKRGAGYQPGEPNFVAIQAWNAATVYEQTIAIVGKEIDGGDD, from the coding sequence ATGGTGCGCGCCGCAGAGGCCGCCCAGTGCGGCACCGGCCCTGGCGGGTTTGAGGCCTGGAAGAGCGCCTTCGCCGACGAGGCGAAAGCCAAGGGCATTGGCAGCGCCGGGGTCAGCGCCCTGATGGAGACCCACTACAATTATCCGACCATCGCCGCCGACCGTGGGCTGAAAAGCTTCCGCCTGTCGCTTCCTGCCTTCATGGCCAAGCGCGGCGCCTCCATCATCGCGGCGCGCGGCCGCAAGCTCAAGCAATCGCATGCCGACCTCTTCGCCTCGATCGAAAATCAATATGGCGTCCCGGCCGGGCCGCTGATCGCCATCTGGGGCATGGAATCCGGCTTCGGCACCCAGCACGGCAACCAGCAGTCGCTCTCGGCCATCGCGACGCTCGCCTATGACTGTCGGCGACCGGAGCTTTTCACCGATCAGCTCTATGCGGCGCTGAAACTCGTCGATGACGGGCGCATGTCGGCCGAGACGCGCGGCTCCATGCATGGCGAAATCGGCCAGACGCAATTTCTGCCCAAGACGATGCTCCAATTTGGTGTCGGCGATCTCGACACACCCTCGGGGGCGCTGAACTCGACCGCGAATTACCTCAAGGCGCATGGATGGAAGCGCGGCGCCGGCTATCAGCCGGGCGAGCCCAATTTCGTGGCGATCCAGGCCTGGAATGCAGCGACCGTCTATGAACAGACCATCGCGATCGTCGGCAAAGAGATCGACGGCGGAGATGATTGA
- a CDS encoding glutathione S-transferase — protein MMTDYKLYYWSVPFRGQFVRAVLAYAGKTWTEAGDAAISKLMDSPVSKMPVPFMGPPLLIDKKADFAIAQMPAIVLYLGETLDLIPATAALRALTIKTVNDANDVIDEITLDGGREMWTEKRWRDFTPRLQKWMSFWEETGHRHGLKAQSGFLLGGEKPGIADIVTATLWSTMTDRFHEIEILLKETAPLTAALTRRIASLPPLAELAAKAQIDYGDSYCGGQIEASLRKVLGAER, from the coding sequence ATGATGACTGATTATAAACTCTACTACTGGTCCGTGCCCTTCCGCGGCCAGTTCGTGCGCGCTGTCTTGGCCTATGCCGGAAAGACGTGGACGGAAGCCGGCGACGCGGCCATCTCAAAGCTGATGGACAGCCCGGTGAGCAAAATGCCGGTCCCTTTCATGGGGCCGCCGCTGCTCATCGACAAAAAGGCGGATTTCGCCATCGCGCAAATGCCGGCCATCGTGCTTTACCTGGGCGAGACGCTGGACCTCATACCCGCCACCGCCGCCCTGCGCGCGCTGACCATCAAGACCGTCAATGACGCCAACGATGTGATCGACGAGATCACCCTCGATGGCGGCCGCGAGATGTGGACGGAAAAGCGTTGGCGCGACTTCACCCCGCGCCTGCAAAAGTGGATGTCATTCTGGGAAGAGACCGGCCATCGGCATGGGCTGAAGGCCCAGTCAGGCTTCCTGCTCGGTGGCGAAAAACCCGGCATCGCCGACATCGTGACCGCGACGCTCTGGTCGACCATGACCGACCGCTTCCACGAGATTGAGATATTGCTCAAGGAAACGGCGCCCCTGACGGCCGCCCTGACGCGGCGAATTGCCAGCCTGCCGCCGCTAGCCGAACTGGCCGCGAAGGCGCAAATCGATTATGGAGATTCGTATTGCGGCGGACAGATCGAGGCTTCGTTGCGCAAAGTCCTCGGTGCAGAGCGCTAG
- a CDS encoding NAD-dependent succinate-semialdehyde dehydrogenase, producing the protein MAYTSTNPYTGEVTKTFHDATDTDIVQAIEKAHEAFLSWKKTSFPARAKIMQRAAEILRRDSDAYAKLLTLEMGKLISEAQAEVELSAKIFEYYAINARTLLAPEKLPVADLAEGEAVLVHEPLGVLLAVEPWNFPYYQVARIIAPQLSAGNTILLKHAGIVPQSAAACEKLMLEAGLPEGAFKNLYAAHSQIDLILQHPLVRGVALTGSEGAGASVAVSAGQALKKSTLELGGADAFVVLADADLEKTVKWAVFGRHWNGGQVCVSSKRMIIVKDLYDRFLESYTVGVAGLRAGDPFDPATTLAPLSSQDAADELKERIQQAVAHGATATEVGPKVPNRGAFVQPTILTNITDDNPARNWEFFGPVSMLFRAEDEDDAVRIANDSPFGLGGSVFTSNPKHGAKVAKRISTGMVFVNHPTMVKADLPFGGIRNSGYGRELLGLGIKEFVNHKLIDIVDIDAPF; encoded by the coding sequence ATGGCCTATACGAGCACCAACCCCTACACCGGCGAAGTGACGAAGACGTTTCACGACGCCACGGACACGGACATCGTCCAGGCCATCGAGAAAGCGCACGAAGCATTTCTGTCGTGGAAGAAGACATCATTTCCGGCGCGAGCGAAGATCATGCAGCGGGCCGCGGAGATTCTGCGCAGGGACAGCGACGCCTATGCAAAGCTTCTCACACTTGAAATGGGAAAGCTGATCTCGGAGGCGCAGGCGGAGGTCGAACTTTCGGCTAAGATTTTCGAATACTATGCCATCAACGCAAGAACCCTGCTCGCGCCGGAAAAGCTGCCGGTGGCCGATCTTGCCGAAGGCGAGGCCGTCTTGGTGCATGAACCGCTCGGCGTCTTGTTGGCCGTCGAACCGTGGAATTTTCCGTATTATCAGGTCGCGCGTATCATCGCGCCGCAATTGTCGGCGGGGAATACGATCCTATTGAAACATGCGGGGATCGTGCCGCAGTCCGCAGCCGCCTGCGAAAAGCTCATGCTGGAAGCGGGATTGCCGGAGGGCGCATTCAAGAATCTTTATGCCGCGCATTCGCAGATCGATCTTATCCTGCAGCATCCGCTCGTGCGCGGCGTCGCGCTCACCGGGTCTGAGGGCGCCGGCGCCTCGGTTGCTGTATCAGCCGGGCAGGCGCTGAAGAAATCGACCTTGGAACTTGGCGGCGCGGATGCTTTTGTCGTGCTCGCCGATGCAGATCTGGAAAAGACGGTCAAATGGGCGGTCTTCGGCCGTCATTGGAACGGCGGACAGGTCTGCGTCTCATCCAAGCGGATGATAATCGTCAAGGATCTCTACGATCGCTTTCTTGAGAGCTACACCGTCGGCGTCGCGGGCTTGCGGGCGGGCGATCCGTTCGATCCCGCAACGACACTGGCGCCGCTCTCTTCGCAAGACGCCGCCGACGAGCTGAAAGAAAGGATACAGCAGGCTGTGGCGCATGGCGCGACGGCGACCGAAGTGGGGCCTAAAGTGCCCAATCGTGGTGCCTTCGTACAGCCGACGATTTTGACCAATATCACCGACGACAATCCAGCGCGGAACTGGGAGTTTTTCGGTCCGGTGTCGATGCTGTTCCGCGCCGAGGACGAGGACGATGCTGTGCGGATCGCCAACGATTCCCCGTTCGGGCTAGGCGGATCGGTATTCACCTCCAACCCCAAACACGGGGCGAAGGTCGCCAAACGAATCTCGACCGGCATGGTCTTCGTCAATCATCCGACGATGGTGAAAGCCGACTTACCCTTTGGCGGCATCCGCAATTCAGGCTACGGCCGCGAATTGCTTGGTCTCGGCATCAAGGAGTTCGTCAATCACAAGCTCATTGATATCGTCGATATCGACGCACCGTTCTGA
- a CDS encoding cation:proton antiporter, whose amino-acid sequence MTFFESLLALMAVAILLLQVSRRLAIPYPTMLAAAGVGLALIPGAPKIGLDPHTALVLFIAPAIVDAAFDFPLGTIRRLWRPLIALAIGAVLMSAAAVAWLGVAMAGLPLYAAIALGAIVAPPDAAAATAVLSTVNMPRRSIAVLKGESLLNDASALLLFSAATSAQHLGGFDGAWALRLAIAAPGGVLLGILFAKLYRYVVPYVTGTLGGNLLEFVTCFGVWIIADRLGLSAVLCLVAFTITIARYAAVMVRPRMRIHSYAVWESAVFLLNVFAFLLLGFQARTIVGGMAPAHLRDAAWFALAVILCLVVVRMALVLAYNRLAIHYRVFRADAKPANLRQGILVGWSGMRGLVTLATAFALPASFPQRDLIVLTAFAVVLATLVIQGLTLGPLVRLLQLDGDDGLGEELDSARVDLATVALASLDGKDGPAADYWRYEFETLRDGAILEGERAPLEMKRQYGLAAVRKQRKRLDKLRVEGHVGADAFIVLQEELDFAEVALNLETDQHIEES is encoded by the coding sequence TTGACGTTTTTCGAGAGCCTGCTGGCGCTTATGGCGGTTGCGATCCTGCTGCTGCAAGTGTCGCGGCGGCTCGCCATTCCGTACCCAACGATGCTGGCAGCCGCAGGCGTCGGCTTGGCGCTGATCCCCGGTGCGCCGAAGATTGGGCTCGATCCGCACACGGCCCTCGTGCTTTTCATTGCCCCGGCGATCGTTGATGCGGCCTTCGATTTTCCGCTTGGGACGATCCGTCGGCTCTGGCGCCCATTGATTGCGCTGGCCATCGGGGCCGTGCTTATGAGTGCCGCCGCGGTTGCGTGGCTTGGCGTCGCGATGGCCGGACTGCCGCTCTATGCCGCGATTGCGCTCGGCGCAATTGTCGCCCCGCCCGACGCGGCGGCCGCGACGGCCGTTCTCAGCACCGTCAACATGCCGCGCCGCTCGATCGCCGTGCTGAAGGGCGAAAGCCTTCTCAATGACGCATCCGCCCTGCTCCTTTTCAGCGCAGCGACATCCGCCCAACATCTCGGCGGCTTCGATGGCGCGTGGGCGCTGCGGCTCGCGATTGCGGCGCCCGGCGGCGTTTTGCTCGGAATTCTGTTTGCGAAACTCTATCGATACGTCGTTCCCTATGTCACTGGAACGCTCGGCGGCAACCTGCTTGAATTCGTCACGTGTTTCGGCGTGTGGATTATCGCCGATCGGCTCGGTCTGTCGGCTGTCCTCTGCCTCGTCGCCTTCACCATCACCATCGCTCGCTACGCCGCGGTTATGGTGCGGCCACGCATGCGCATCCATTCTTATGCGGTGTGGGAAAGCGCGGTGTTTCTGCTCAACGTGTTCGCCTTCCTGTTGCTGGGCTTTCAGGCGCGCACGATCGTCGGCGGCATGGCCCCTGCGCACTTGCGCGACGCGGCCTGGTTCGCGCTCGCCGTCATCCTGTGTCTGGTCGTCGTGCGGATGGCGCTGGTACTCGCTTACAATCGCCTCGCCATTCACTACCGCGTCTTTCGCGCCGATGCGAAGCCGGCGAACTTGCGTCAAGGGATTTTGGTCGGATGGTCCGGCATGCGCGGGCTTGTTACGCTGGCCACAGCCTTCGCGCTGCCGGCCTCGTTCCCGCAGCGCGATCTCATTGTGCTCACCGCCTTCGCCGTCGTGCTGGCAACACTTGTGATTCAGGGGCTGACGCTGGGGCCGCTCGTCCGTTTGCTTCAGCTCGATGGCGACGATGGCCTCGGTGAGGAACTTGATTCCGCGCGCGTCGATCTGGCGACCGTTGCGCTCGCATCATTGGATGGCAAGGACGGCCCCGCCGCCGATTACTGGCGCTACGAGTTCGAGACGCTGCGCGATGGCGCAATCCTCGAAGGCGAGCGGGCGCCGCTTGAGATGAAGCGCCAATATGGCCTCGCCGCCGTGCGCAAACAGCGCAAACGGCTGGACAAGCTCCGCGTCGAAGGACACGTCGGTGCCGATGCTTTCATCGTCTTGCAAGAGGAACTCGATTTCGCCGAGGTCGCGCTCAACCTTGAGACGGACCAGCATATAGAAGAAAGCTGA
- a CDS encoding MerR family transcriptional regulator: protein MRIGEVAQRAGVSTSRLRFYEAKGLLPLASRSANGYRDYEFRAVKIVGIIERAQSLGFSLKEISALLAMPFEQLAKPEVIIPHVQAKLREIEAHLREAQKRRRDLQALLRDLIIESEGGKSPKRLRKQI from the coding sequence ATGAGGATCGGCGAAGTCGCGCAACGCGCTGGCGTAAGTACCTCGCGGCTGCGCTTCTATGAGGCCAAGGGCCTACTGCCACTCGCAAGCCGGAGCGCTAACGGTTACCGCGACTACGAATTCCGCGCGGTGAAGATCGTCGGCATTATCGAACGAGCACAAAGCCTCGGCTTTTCGCTGAAAGAAATCAGCGCGCTCCTCGCGATGCCATTCGAGCAATTGGCGAAGCCGGAGGTCATCATTCCACATGTTCAGGCGAAGTTGCGTGAGATCGAGGCGCATCTGCGCGAGGCCCAAAAACGCCGCCGTGATCTTCAAGCCCTGCTCCGCGATCTGATTATAGAAAGCGAAGGCGGCAAAAGTCCCAAACGCCTTCGAAAACAAATTTGA
- a CDS encoding aldehyde reductase, with protein sequence MSRVLVTGGSGFIAGHVIVALLRAGHEVRATLRNLSRADEVKANVRGGGADPEHDLSFVVADLDHDAGWAEAVQSCDYVQHVASPLPFEGPENEEDLIRPARDGTLRVLKAARDAGVKRVVLTSSFAAIGYGHGNRAKPFTEADWSNLASPEVGAYPKSKTIAERAAWDFIQSEGVALELAVINPVAVFGPVLGPGAGSSVRIIRMMLDGHMRVAPHMGFGLVDVRDVADLHLRAMTDPKAKGERFLAVAGEPLWMIDVARVLHKKFGTAAAAAPRREIPNWVVRLLAPFVPMLRQIVPQLGILRRASNEKARQVLGWSPRTNEEAIAATGESLLRLGVVKPRRS encoded by the coding sequence TTGAGCAGAGTTCTGGTGACGGGTGGGTCGGGCTTCATCGCCGGTCATGTTATCGTCGCGCTTCTACGAGCGGGTCATGAGGTGCGCGCAACCCTGCGCAATCTTTCGCGCGCCGACGAAGTGAAGGCCAATGTCCGCGGCGGCGGTGCCGATCCGGAGCACGATCTTTCTTTCGTCGTGGCCGATCTCGACCACGATGCAGGCTGGGCGGAGGCGGTGCAAAGCTGCGATTATGTTCAGCATGTCGCCTCGCCCCTGCCATTCGAGGGACCGGAGAATGAAGAGGATCTGATCCGCCCCGCGCGCGACGGGACGCTGCGTGTGCTCAAGGCCGCGCGCGATGCGGGCGTGAAACGCGTCGTGCTAACCTCGTCTTTTGCCGCGATCGGCTATGGCCACGGCAATCGCGCGAAGCCTTTCACCGAGGCCGACTGGTCAAATTTGGCGAGTCCCGAAGTCGGCGCTTACCCAAAGTCGAAGACGATTGCCGAGCGCGCCGCCTGGGACTTTATCCAGAGCGAGGGTGTAGCGCTGGAACTCGCCGTGATCAATCCGGTCGCCGTCTTCGGGCCCGTGCTTGGGCCGGGCGCGGGAAGCTCTGTGCGGATTATCCGGATGATGCTCGATGGTCATATGCGCGTCGCCCCCCATATGGGCTTCGGCCTGGTCGATGTGCGCGATGTCGCCGACCTGCATCTGCGCGCGATGACCGATCCCAAGGCTAAGGGTGAGCGCTTTCTCGCCGTGGCGGGCGAGCCGCTGTGGATGATCGACGTGGCGCGCGTGCTGCATAAAAAATTCGGCACGGCGGCTGCGGCGGCGCCAAGACGGGAGATACCCAATTGGGTTGTCCGGCTGCTCGCGCCTTTCGTGCCAATGCTGCGTCAGATCGTGCCGCAACTCGGCATCCTGCGACGCGCCTCGAACGAAAAGGCTCGTCAGGTCCTTGGCTGGTCGCCACGGACGAACGAGGAGGCGATCGCCGCGACCGGCGAGTCGTTGCTGCGGCTCGGCGTGGTGAAGCCGCGCAGATCTTGA
- a CDS encoding dienelactone hydrolase family protein has translation MQIKLGSKGAAGNFDFEAMRCLGIASMGAAGVGECLAAVAQIRRGDIESWTRAFGALAARLVGEAERSLESGDSISAAEQLKRASTYYRTGAFYTLPADRRRHAHRRSSRETFHRALACVPERTEIIAIPFEGASLPGYFVSAGERPGPTLIVLGGYDSTAEELLLWLGQACGPRGWNALVFEGPGQPGALDLNPGLVFRPDYEAPVGAAIDYALSRPDVDPQRLAIIGYSFGGYLAPRAAAYDPRIKAVIADTLGVDIAGALRMALPPILWKLPPGILDAGFDAFCRFSVTTRFFFESAKEAFGIETPAEFLRVWEPYNLWSVQDQLDVPLLVLIGEDEIAEAPKPLLKDTFDFLRGLKAPVAIRAFAREDGGAAHCQLDSPECVPPVVFPWLDQIFNQAPVSDAAKDADFMKAVALIRKHHGDELATMLNGIRRKPG, from the coding sequence ATGCAAATCAAACTTGGCTCCAAAGGCGCGGCGGGCAATTTCGATTTCGAAGCCATGCGCTGCCTCGGCATCGCCTCGATGGGTGCCGCAGGCGTCGGCGAATGTTTAGCCGCCGTCGCGCAAATCCGCCGCGGTGATATCGAGAGCTGGACGCGCGCCTTCGGCGCGCTGGCGGCGCGCCTTGTTGGCGAGGCCGAGCGTTCGCTGGAAAGCGGCGACAGCATTTCCGCCGCCGAGCAGTTGAAGCGTGCCTCGACTTATTATCGCACGGGCGCTTTCTACACGCTGCCGGCCGATCGCCGCCGGCACGCGCACCGCCGCTCAAGCCGCGAGACGTTTCATCGCGCCCTCGCCTGCGTGCCGGAGCGGACCGAGATTATTGCGATCCCGTTTGAAGGTGCGAGTTTGCCCGGCTATTTCGTCAGCGCCGGCGAGAGGCCGGGGCCGACATTGATCGTGCTCGGCGGCTACGATTCCACTGCGGAGGAGCTTCTGCTGTGGCTTGGCCAGGCCTGCGGCCCGCGCGGCTGGAATGCTCTGGTCTTCGAAGGCCCCGGCCAGCCGGGCGCGCTTGACCTGAACCCCGGCCTCGTCTTCCGGCCCGATTATGAGGCCCCTGTCGGTGCGGCCATCGATTACGCGCTCTCGCGGCCCGATGTCGATCCGCAGCGGCTTGCCATTATCGGCTATTCGTTCGGCGGCTATCTGGCGCCGCGCGCCGCCGCCTATGACCCGCGTATCAAAGCCGTGATCGCCGATACCCTCGGCGTCGATATCGCCGGCGCCTTGCGCATGGCGTTGCCGCCGATCCTCTGGAAACTTCCGCCGGGGATCCTCGATGCAGGTTTCGATGCGTTCTGCCGATTCAGCGTCACGACGCGGTTTTTCTTTGAGAGCGCGAAGGAGGCGTTCGGGATCGAGACGCCCGCGGAATTTCTCCGCGTGTGGGAGCCATACAATCTTTGGAGCGTACAGGACCAGCTTGACGTGCCGCTGCTCGTCCTGATCGGCGAGGACGAGATTGCCGAAGCGCCGAAGCCGCTGCTGAAGGATACATTCGATTTTCTGCGCGGTCTCAAGGCACCAGTGGCGATCCGTGCTTTCGCGCGCGAAGACGGCGGCGCGGCGCATTGCCAACTCGATTCGCCGGAATGTGTGCCGCCCGTGGTCTTCCCCTGGCTAGATCAGATTTTTAATCAGGCTCCCGTTTCAGACGCAGCCAAAGACGCGGATTTTATGAAAGCCGTTGCGCTCATCAGGAAGCATCACGGCGACGAACTCGCCACGATGTTGAATGGCATTCGGAGAAAGCCGGGATAA
- a CDS encoding helix-turn-helix domain-containing protein — MVHTTGTSLQERARRLDSAVRDRLFGIATEAFVQHGYDGASLNAILAAAKMGKSSFFYYFLDKEDLFASVIEAAAARVGAAAGLHTLPAKPARFWPETLAILEHWGAAAEREPGFVGLLRALQPLRRTANPRLVHVFDDVHRIHRSLLQRGIELGVVRNDLGIDTLMALIDAVDLVLDDAFHRDPAPREDALAAHRQRVIDTIQRIVRP; from the coding sequence ATGGTACACACCACCGGTACAAGCCTTCAAGAACGCGCCCGCCGGCTCGATTCGGCAGTCCGCGACCGGCTTTTTGGCATCGCCACTGAGGCCTTCGTCCAGCATGGCTATGATGGTGCCTCGCTCAATGCGATCCTTGCGGCGGCGAAAATGGGGAAAAGCTCGTTCTTCTATTATTTCCTCGACAAGGAGGATCTGTTCGCCTCGGTCATTGAGGCCGCGGCGGCGCGGGTTGGGGCTGCGGCAGGTCTGCATACGCTCCCGGCCAAACCCGCGCGATTCTGGCCGGAGACGCTAGCCATTCTGGAACATTGGGGCGCGGCGGCGGAACGCGAGCCTGGCTTCGTCGGGCTTCTGCGCGCACTCCAGCCTTTGCGTCGCACGGCCAACCCGCGTCTTGTGCACGTTTTCGATGACGTTCATCGGATTCACAGATCGCTTCTTCAGCGCGGCATCGAACTCGGCGTCGTGCGAAACGATCTCGGCATCGACACGCTGATGGCTCTCATCGACGCCGTCGATCTCGTCTTGGACGATGCATTCCATCGCGATCCCGCGCCCCGCGAGGATGCGCTCGCAGCACACCGCCAGCGCGTGATCGATACAATTCAGCGCATCGTCAGGCCGTAG
- a CDS encoding oleate hydratase, with product MLDRDPKASQVWLVGGGIASLAAAVFLIRDAGVPGANIHILEELDIAGGALDGALSPAQKGYVTRGGRMLEDEAYQTLWNLLETIPSLEDPKVSVRQEIRDFNKMIKSYSKARLIGRDHKIINASIYGLNARDRLELLRVLATPEHVLGARRIDDLFSVHFFETNFWQMWRTMFAFQNWHSAIELKRYFLRFIQEFSRMHTLSGVRRTKYNQYDSIVRPIQKWLLERGVDVRFGVRVTDVDFDQVDPSQRLVTRLHVRDKSGDSTIELAPDDIAMLTLGSITADATYAGNDTVPELIRDRRDGAWALWETIAKKASDFGRPNTFDGNIDENKWESFTLTMHGNLLLKRLITYSGNEPGTGGLMTFVDSGWLMSIVVPHQPHFPDMPTDTYTLWGYGLFIDDVGDYVKKPMAKSTGKEILTELIGQLGFDDIRDAVLASTDVTSVMMPYASALFSRRIPADRPLVIPKGSANFAFLGQFVELPEDTVFTVEYSVHCAMHAVYHLYGVDKQIPPIYHGLTDPKAGLKALKAAFQ from the coding sequence ATGCTTGATCGAGATCCCAAGGCCAGTCAGGTTTGGCTCGTCGGCGGCGGCATCGCCTCTTTGGCCGCGGCGGTATTCCTGATCCGCGATGCGGGCGTGCCGGGCGCCAACATCCATATCCTTGAAGAACTCGACATCGCAGGCGGGGCGCTCGACGGCGCCCTTTCTCCGGCGCAAAAGGGCTATGTCACGCGTGGCGGGCGGATGCTGGAGGACGAAGCCTATCAGACGCTATGGAACCTGCTCGAAACCATTCCGTCTCTTGAAGACCCGAAGGTGAGCGTGCGGCAGGAAATCCGCGATTTCAACAAGATGATAAAGTCTTATTCGAAGGCGCGGCTGATCGGCCGTGACCACAAGATCATCAATGCCAGCATCTATGGTTTGAACGCGCGGGACAGATTGGAGTTGTTGCGTGTTCTCGCGACGCCCGAACATGTCCTCGGCGCGCGACGCATCGACGATCTGTTCTCGGTGCATTTCTTCGAGACCAATTTCTGGCAGATGTGGCGCACCATGTTCGCCTTCCAGAACTGGCACAGCGCCATCGAGTTGAAGCGCTATTTTCTGCGCTTCATCCAGGAATTCTCGCGCATGCATACGCTCTCCGGTGTCCGCCGGACAAAGTACAATCAATATGACTCGATCGTCCGGCCGATCCAGAAATGGCTGCTTGAGCGGGGCGTCGATGTCCGTTTCGGCGTCCGGGTCACCGATGTCGATTTCGATCAGGTCGATCCGTCGCAGCGGCTGGTAACGCGGCTTCATGTCCGCGACAAATCCGGCGACTCGACGATTGAGCTTGCCCCGGACGATATCGCCATGTTGACGCTGGGCTCAATCACCGCCGATGCCACTTATGCCGGCAATGACACGGTGCCCGAGCTGATCCGCGACCGCCGCGATGGCGCATGGGCGCTGTGGGAGACGATTGCGAAAAAGGCGAGCGACTTTGGGCGCCCTAACACGTTCGACGGCAACATCGACGAAAACAAATGGGAATCCTTCACGCTCACCATGCATGGCAATCTGCTGCTGAAGCGGCTCATCACCTATTCGGGCAACGAGCCCGGCACCGGCGGCCTGATGACCTTTGTGGATTCTGGGTGGCTGATGTCGATCGTCGTGCCGCATCAGCCGCATTTTCCAGACATGCCCACTGATACTTATACGCTCTGGGGATATGGGCTCTTCATCGACGACGTCGGCGATTACGTCAAAAAGCCGATGGCGAAATCGACGGGCAAGGAAATCCTGACCGAATTGATAGGCCAGCTCGGCTTCGACGATATTCGCGACGCTGTTCTGGCCTCGACCGACGTAACCAGCGTGATGATGCCTTATGCTTCAGCCTTGTTCAGCCGCCGCATTCCCGCGGACCGACCGCTGGTGATCCCGAAAGGCAGCGCCAATTTCGCCTTTCTAGGGCAATTCGTCGAACTGCCGGAAGATACGGTCTTCACCGTAGAATATTCCGTCCACTGCGCCATGCACGCGGTGTATCATCTGTATGGCGTCGATAAGCAAATCCCGCCGATCTATCATGGCCTAACGGACCCGAAAGCCGGTCTCAAGGCCCTGAAAGCGGCGTTTCAATAA